One segment of Eretmochelys imbricata isolate rEreImb1 chromosome 5, rEreImb1.hap1, whole genome shotgun sequence DNA contains the following:
- the UBQLN1 gene encoding ubiquilin-1 isoform X2, giving the protein MAESGESPPGGRSPPDSPAPGGAASSEPRIIKVTVKTPKEKEEFAVSETSNVRQFKEEISKRFKSHTDQLVLIFAGKILKDQDTLTQHGIHDGLTVHLVIKTQNRSQDHPVQQTNTTGNTSTTSTSSSSTSTPPSTNSSPFGLGGLGGLAGLSSLGLNTSNFSELQSQMQRQLMSNPEMMVQIMENPFVQSMLSNPDLMRQLIMANPQMQQLIQRNPEISHMLNNPDIMRQTLELARNPAMMQEMMRNQDRALSNLESIPGGYNALRRMYTDIQEPMLNAAQEQFGGNPFASLVSNASSGGESQPSRTENRDPLPNPWAPQSSSQSSTTSGSNSGESGGSGSVGNSTTTSTGPGSTMPNLGPGVGAGMFNTPGMQSLLQQITENPQLMQNMLSAPYMRSMMQSLSQNPDLAAQMMLNNPLFAGNPQLQEQMRQQLPTFLQQMQNPDTLSAMSNPRAMQALLQIQQGLQTLATEAPGLIPGFNPGVGGLGSTGGPTGTTIPSSIPSENTSPASGVAESSHQQFVQQMLQALAGANAQLQNPEVRFQQQLEQLSAMGFLNREANLQALIATGGDINAAIERLLGSQPS; this is encoded by the exons TTTAAGGAAGAAATCTCTAAGCGTTTCAAGTCCCACACAGATCAACTTGTATTAATATTTGCtggaaaaattttaaaagatcaaGATACTCTGACCCAGCATGGGATTCACGATGGACTCACTGTTCACCTTGTCATCAAAACACAAAACAG aTCGCAAGATCATCCTGTACAGCAAACGAACACCACAGGGAATACTTCTACCACATCGACATCAAGCAGTAGTACCTCCACACCCCCCTCAACAAACAGCAGCCCTTTTGGTTTGG GTGGCCTCGGAGGACTTGCAGGTCTGAGTAGCCTGGgcctgaatacatctaacttttCAGAGTTACAGAGTCAGATGCAGCGACAGCTCATGTCCAACCCGGAAATGATGGTTCAGATAATGGAAAATCCCTTTGTTCAGAGCATGCTTTCAAATCCCGACCTGATGAGGCAGTTAATTATGGCCAATCCTCAAATGCAGCAATTGATACAGCGAAATCCAGAGATCAGTCACATGCTTAATAATCCAGATATAATGAGACAA ACCCTAGAACTTGCGAGAAACCCTGCAATGATGCAGGAAATGATGAGAAACCAAGATCGAGCCTTGAGCAACCTTGAGAGTATACCAGGTGGATACAATGCCTTGCGACGCATGTACACAGATATTCAGGAGCCAATGTTGAATGCAGCCCAAGAGCAG TTTGGAGGTAACCCATTTGCTTCCTTAGTAAGCAACGCATCTTCAGGTGGGGAAAGTCAGCCGTCTCGTACAGAAAATAGAGACCCTTTACCAAATCCTTGGGCTCCTCAGTCCAGTTCTCAGAGTTCCACAACCAGTGGCAGCAACAGTGGCGAAAGTGGGGGCAGTGGTAGTGTTGGAAATAGCACCACCACCAGTACGGGACCAGGCTCCACCATGCCTAATTTGGGACCCGGAGTAGGAG CTGGTATGTTCAACACTCCAGGAATGCAGAGTTTGTTGCAGCAGATAACAGAAAATCCACAGCTTATGCAGAACATGTTGTCTGCACCCTATATGAGAAGCATGATGCAGTCACTAAGCCAGAACCCTGATCTTGCAGCACAG ATGATGCTAAATAATCCCTTATTTGCTGGAAATCCTCAGCTTCAGGAACAAATGAGACAACAACTCCCAACTTTCCTTCAACAA aTGCAGAACCCGGACACACTGTCGGCAATGTCAAACCCTAGAGCAATGCAAGCTTTGCTACAAATTCAACAGGGCTTGCAGACACTAGCAACAGAAGCACCAGGGCTTATACCAGG ATTTAATCCTGGTGTAGGGGGATTAGGAAGCACTGGCGGTCCAACAGGGACAACCATACCTAGCTCCATCCCCAGTGAAAATACAAGTCCAGCCTCAGGAGTTGCTGAATCTAGTCACCAACAATTTGTTCAGCAAATGTTGCAGGCACTTGCTGGTGCAAATGCTCAG TTACAAAATCCAGAAGTCAGATTTCAGCAACAACTGGAGCAGCTCAGTGCAATGGGCTTTTTGAACCGTGAAGCAAATTTACAAGCTCTAATAGCAACAGGAGGAGATATCAATGCAGCTATTGAAAGGCTACTGGGCTCCCAACCATCATAG
- the UBQLN1 gene encoding ubiquilin-1 isoform X1 produces the protein MAESGESPPGGRSPPDSPAPGGAASSEPRIIKVTVKTPKEKEEFAVSETSNVRQFKEEISKRFKSHTDQLVLIFAGKILKDQDTLTQHGIHDGLTVHLVIKTQNRSQDHPVQQTNTTGNTSTTSTSSSSTSTPPSTNSSPFGLGGLGGLAGLSSLGLNTSNFSELQSQMQRQLMSNPEMMVQIMENPFVQSMLSNPDLMRQLIMANPQMQQLIQRNPEISHMLNNPDIMRQTLELARNPAMMQEMMRNQDRALSNLESIPGGYNALRRMYTDIQEPMLNAAQEQFGGNPFASLVSNASSGGESQPSRTENRDPLPNPWAPQSSSQSSTTSGSNSGESGGSGSVGNSTTTSTGPGSTMPNLGPGVGAGMFNTPGMQSLLQQITENPQLMQNMLSAPYMRSMMQSLSQNPDLAAQMMLNNPLFAGNPQLQEQMRQQLPTFLQQMQNPDTLSAMSNPRAMQALLQIQQGLQTLATEAPGLIPGFNPGVGGLGSTGGPTGTTIPSSIPSENTSPASGVAESSHQQFVQQMLQALAGANAQQLQNPEVRFQQQLEQLSAMGFLNREANLQALIATGGDINAAIERLLGSQPS, from the exons TTTAAGGAAGAAATCTCTAAGCGTTTCAAGTCCCACACAGATCAACTTGTATTAATATTTGCtggaaaaattttaaaagatcaaGATACTCTGACCCAGCATGGGATTCACGATGGACTCACTGTTCACCTTGTCATCAAAACACAAAACAG aTCGCAAGATCATCCTGTACAGCAAACGAACACCACAGGGAATACTTCTACCACATCGACATCAAGCAGTAGTACCTCCACACCCCCCTCAACAAACAGCAGCCCTTTTGGTTTGG GTGGCCTCGGAGGACTTGCAGGTCTGAGTAGCCTGGgcctgaatacatctaacttttCAGAGTTACAGAGTCAGATGCAGCGACAGCTCATGTCCAACCCGGAAATGATGGTTCAGATAATGGAAAATCCCTTTGTTCAGAGCATGCTTTCAAATCCCGACCTGATGAGGCAGTTAATTATGGCCAATCCTCAAATGCAGCAATTGATACAGCGAAATCCAGAGATCAGTCACATGCTTAATAATCCAGATATAATGAGACAA ACCCTAGAACTTGCGAGAAACCCTGCAATGATGCAGGAAATGATGAGAAACCAAGATCGAGCCTTGAGCAACCTTGAGAGTATACCAGGTGGATACAATGCCTTGCGACGCATGTACACAGATATTCAGGAGCCAATGTTGAATGCAGCCCAAGAGCAG TTTGGAGGTAACCCATTTGCTTCCTTAGTAAGCAACGCATCTTCAGGTGGGGAAAGTCAGCCGTCTCGTACAGAAAATAGAGACCCTTTACCAAATCCTTGGGCTCCTCAGTCCAGTTCTCAGAGTTCCACAACCAGTGGCAGCAACAGTGGCGAAAGTGGGGGCAGTGGTAGTGTTGGAAATAGCACCACCACCAGTACGGGACCAGGCTCCACCATGCCTAATTTGGGACCCGGAGTAGGAG CTGGTATGTTCAACACTCCAGGAATGCAGAGTTTGTTGCAGCAGATAACAGAAAATCCACAGCTTATGCAGAACATGTTGTCTGCACCCTATATGAGAAGCATGATGCAGTCACTAAGCCAGAACCCTGATCTTGCAGCACAG ATGATGCTAAATAATCCCTTATTTGCTGGAAATCCTCAGCTTCAGGAACAAATGAGACAACAACTCCCAACTTTCCTTCAACAA aTGCAGAACCCGGACACACTGTCGGCAATGTCAAACCCTAGAGCAATGCAAGCTTTGCTACAAATTCAACAGGGCTTGCAGACACTAGCAACAGAAGCACCAGGGCTTATACCAGG ATTTAATCCTGGTGTAGGGGGATTAGGAAGCACTGGCGGTCCAACAGGGACAACCATACCTAGCTCCATCCCCAGTGAAAATACAAGTCCAGCCTCAGGAGTTGCTGAATCTAGTCACCAACAATTTGTTCAGCAAATGTTGCAGGCACTTGCTGGTGCAAATGCTCAG CAGTTACAAAATCCAGAAGTCAGATTTCAGCAACAACTGGAGCAGCTCAGTGCAATGGGCTTTTTGAACCGTGAAGCAAATTTACAAGCTCTAATAGCAACAGGAGGAGATATCAATGCAGCTATTGAAAGGCTACTGGGCTCCCAACCATCATAG
- the IDNK gene encoding putative gluconokinase, with amino-acid sequence MVLLVVMGVSGSGKSTVGSHLAAKLGWKFYDADDYHPTENTKKMAQGIPLNDQDRIPWLCKLHDILMREESAGQSVILACSALKKMYRHILVSGRDVVYSKGDQLEEQGDSATGKVLFIHLDGSMELIARRLEKRRGHFMAPELLQSQFDTLEPPSAPENFITVSLEKSVSEIVSEIEKSLHLKKCFSRAVSELDAR; translated from the exons AtggtgctgctggtggtgatGGGAGTGAGCGGCTCGGGGAA ATCCACTGTTGGGTCACATCTGGCAGCTAAG CTGGGATGGAAATTCTATGATGCTGATGACTATCATCCTacagagaacacaaagaaaatgGCACAAGGAATACCACTAAATGACCAG GACAGGATTCCATGGCTTTGCAAATTACATGACATATTAATGAG AGAAGAGTCAGCTGGACAAAGTGTGATTCTGGCCTGTTCGGCTCTGAAGAAAATGTATAGACACATATTAGTAAGTGGACGGGATGTTGTGTATTCTAAGGGTGATCAGCTAGAGGAACAAGGAGATTCTGCCACAGGGAAGGTCCTTTTTATCCATTTGGATGGATCTATGGAACTCATCGCCAGACGCCTGGAgaagaggagaggacactttATGGCACCCGAACTACTACAGTCTCAGTTTGATACGCTAGAGCCTCCGTCAGCACCAGAAAACTTTATCACTGTGAGTCTGGAAAAGTCTGTTTCTGAAATAGTGTCTGAAATTGAGAAATCTCTTCACTTAAAGAAATGCTTTTCCAGAGCAGTCTCTGAATTAGATGCACGTTAA